The Drosophila sechellia strain sech25 chromosome 2L, ASM438219v1, whole genome shotgun sequence region ACAAGTCCCCCTCAGTCCTTTTAATCCTTTGACAGGACACCCTTCTTCTGTGCGCTGCAActcattaaaaatgttaaagcGGCATcaacaaagccaaacaaacgGTAAAGGAGGAAAACGCGAGGAGGGCGCTGGAAAATCAGGGAAAGATGCCGCGGCAAATggaggaaaaggaaaaatccGCGAATGAGTCAAGGTGAACACACTCACTTTGGCCCAGAGATCCGTTTTGGCAGGCAAATGAAGCCGAGGTCCGGACCTCGGAAGATTCCCACACCCACCAAACGCCGGGAAAACGCCTCATCCGCCCAACTTACGTCTCCACCCACATCCATCCACCTTACAGAATGCATTTCCTCTAGACTTTTGCCTCGTTtcctttgtttatttgctcagTGCGTTTCCAGTTGACTGCATTGCTCGTAGTGGGTCCGCAAAGcgtggaaaagcgggaaaaatCGGGGGAAAAGGCAATGGAAAATCGGGACTTGGTGGGGGAAAATGCAATAAGTCACCGATTGGCGACAGGCTGCACAAATGTGTGGCCTAGTGCGAAAAAAATTGCGTACATAAAAATGGGTTACCAGTGCAAGGCTGCCCAAggcacattacgtatacgtacgtatacgtaatgcagTTGCCCAGCGTAATGGAAAGCCATAAAAACGATTTATGGCAGTGGGAAAGAGTTGGCAACGGCGCAAGAGGGGTTAATCAAGGTCAAAATTCCCTGACACGACTTTAAGACTCTTTTATTCTCCTGGTCTTATTTTTATGCGATTTATTCCGCCTTCAATCGAATGTGATGTACAGAACTAAGAAGTAAGATTTCttgcaatttatttacaaattacTTAAGATAAAGATATAAATTCGAAGTCGAAAACTACATTTGTCTTTTCTGTTTCTCAGTGTAGCTCCCTTCAGTTTATCTCTCCTCCCCACAATTGATTGAGTTTGGGGATTTGTAGATATCATTAGCTGTCCCACATGACATTTGTGTACGTCCCATTCTGATTTAGCCATTTATATTCACATTTCCAGGGCCCCAGTCAACGAGATCTTTGGAGTCAGCCGATGCTGGGTTGCAATTAATCGTTGAAAGGATTACACGCCCCCCGGAGGAACTCTCATCTGGCCACTTAAGTGATGCTAATTTATGGGCCCAGCACATCTTGTTTGCCCGTTGTCTCCGATGAATGAGCTCTTCCCCAGGGACTTTTCCACTGACTTTGATCGTTTCGCACTCGGTTTGTCCGGTGTCGTTTTCACCAGGAGTTTTGTCGTAAGTTTTAAGCCGAGATTAGGCGCCATTGTTGCCAGTTATGTCCACCGCTGTCTGCGGCTTGTTTGCATTTGACGGGGAAAATATTACCTGAAACATAAGATGGTTAAACAAGCGTGTCAATCCATTATGACCATACAAAATTCAATTCCATAACTCAGTAAATTATTTAGTATTATGGTTTCTACTAAGAAATATTAGTAACCCCATTAACCCGtatgccatcatcatcatcattatcttTCTGCCTCAATGAAAGGCATTGCAACGGGTCAAAGGACACCTTTGTGCCATCCATTTGCATCCTGCTTCCAGCCCATCAATTTCAGCtgattgttattgttgttatggTTGCGACACCAAACTGCAACCGCATCCGAATCAAAACCGCCTAATCAACGTGTGACTCGCACACTAATGAACTACGGCCGCCAATTAGCCaatggccacgcccaccacccaccacccatcaCCCACCACCTGCTCTTTGACCCGCGATTGACCGCAGAAGATTGAGTGGCACTGACCTGTCCCACAGCTCGTTAGACCCATTGGTATCCATTGAAGGCCCAGAAATGTCATCAGTCAAAGGATAGCGAAGCTCCTTTGTGAAGTCCTTGAAATGCTCCGTGCAGGAGGTTCTCGCAACAATGCCCCCGTTGTTATTGGTCAAACTATTCGCCTTGAATGATGGGTTCTCTGTTCTGGCTGAAGTTATTTGTATGGTGGAAGAGCTGAACAGTACGAACTCGGTGTTTGTACTGCAATATACAAATTCAACagaaatattcaaaaatggaacaCAATGTGTAACCAAGTGTAACAAAATATCCACTAAGTAACCAAGGCAAATCCAAAGCGATTCTCCGCGGATTAAACGAGGTCGCTAAGATCGCCTAGGTGCTGGCATAAACTAAAATAACATCGCAATGTTGATTGGATCGTGTTGGGTGTTGATCTTATTTACAAGAAGCTCCAATGGCATCTATAATGGAGTAGAGGCAAAGTTTGACTTTTGGACCTTCCTTGCCTCCGTGTGGGTAGGTGGATATCAGGAGTGCGGCGGCGCAGTGATCGAAAGCCGAATTATCCTGACAGCCGCCCAGTGCGTCAAGAATAAGCCGGTGAAGAGAATCACGGTTCGTGTGGGAACGCCGGATATCAAGAGAGGTGGCAGAATTGTCAGGGTAACGGCGCTGGTGGTTCATGAAAATTATAAGGAGTGGGACAACGATATAGCCCTCTTATGGCTAGAGAAGCCAGTGCTTTCCGTACGAGTGTCAAAAATTCCACTGGCCACCAAAGAACCCTCTGAAAACGAATATCCCAGCAATGCGGGATGGGGCGAAAAACTACTGGAGTCCTACGTCGTGACTAGAAAACTACAAAATGGCGTGACCAAAATCCGTCCGCGGAGCGTCTGCGCTGAGGAACTTGTTGAACCGGTTGGTGAGAACCTTCTCTGCGCCTATTACACCGAAAATGATATTTGTCCTGGCGATTATGGAGGTCCCTTGGTCCTGGCCAACAAGGTGGTTGGCATCGCGGTGCAAGGACACGGTTGCGGGTATGCCGTTCTGCCCTCACTTTACACGAACGTCTTCCACTACCTGGCATGGATAGAAGAGAATTCAAGGAAgctaaacgaaaataaataacaaaaaagttttcattttttatctCTGACTATAATATTAGCAATATAAAAGGTTACATGTTTTTTATAGTTATTTGATTGCagataaatattatattttaacaATACTTTCCCAAACCGTATATTTGATCCAGTTGCGGAAGAATGCAATATCTTCGTAGACCCCCAGATTTGTACCACAACCTTCTCCCCAGCTGACTATGCCTACAAGCTCATGGCCTCCTTTCGTTATTTCAATCAAAGGACCACCGGAATCACCTTGACAAGAATCCCATCTATGTCCGTCGGCACAGATCATGTCGGTAGTTATTTTACGGTCCCTGTAAGCTTGTTGGCAATCCGTTCTATTCAGAATGGCTACATGTGCGCCTTGCAGTATTGGCCATGCTAATGAAGAGTTCTCTCGGGTATCTCCCCATCCGGAGACCAAAGCAATTGTACCAGCCACGGGAGTCTGTTCGGCTAGAGGAACTTTCTTTACTGCGCCACCAAGCTTGAGAGGTGCCTTCAAAATCAGCACAGCAACATCATACGGATGGTAAAATTCAGGAACGTATTTTGGGTGTGCAATGGTCTTCAGCACCTTCAACACCTGGCCACCTTTGCTCCAATGCGGAGCATTGATAGATCCGCTAGAGATACATTAGAAACGGCAGTCAAAATAGCCCGATCATTGTAGACGACTCCACCGCAGTGATGTAACGAAACATTTAGCACCGACACTTGCCAAGGAACATATTCGATGGGGATGTAGGAACCTCCGACAATCCGTTCCTCTGGCCCAGGAACTCGAGCAGCAGAAGCCAGGCCAGCAATTGATACTAGTACAGATAGTATAAGCCTTAAGCACATTAGCGAGCTGTTTGACTTCCGTTCCGGATGTTTCAACTGAAAATCACGCCCGTCTTTTATAGGGCTACCCTGCAATAACtcatttctttaaaaaaaaaccaggGCATATTATTCAGTTAGTTTATAGAAAACTTATctttaaactttaaagttATTGGCAAGTGTGGTTATAACGCGAATACCATGCACCTACGTTTCGGTTatctataatatatttttgaatctATTGAAAATGAATATCCGCGTATTGGGTGTCCATCAACGTTTCAAACATAAGCTTGCGCTGCACAAATGCTGTCAGTACTACTAAAGTCAAGGAGCCAATGATCACAATCTTGGATAGATGACGGCTTCCACTTGGTGTTTTCTGTTTCGCAGGAGCTTCCTCCAGCCTATTTGCACAGTTTTCATATAGCTGTCTCAGCTGCAGCTCGGTGTTCACAGAAGTTTTGCTAAAATCACAGAGTGAATCCAGGCCATGACAGTCCAACGGAAAGGGCTGGGCCTCCAGTCGCACCAGAAGACTGTTCGAGGAGATGTCTCTGCGGGAAACATCGCGAAAAATCGCCAAAATGGTCTGACCATTTTTGTGATCTTGAGGTTCGAACATGGATTTAATTACGAAGTGATGATTGTATCTCTCGTCCGTGTTGAAATCAAAGCTTTTCAGACTTATGATGATCTCGCTGGAGGAATAAGGTCCTATCCTGCCGGTATTGGGATTCACTGTATAGTTAAGCCAGGCATTCGATGTGACCTGTAAGAGTAGCTGCAAACAGTAGATAGATACATATACACGATGGATTGTTCTCACTCACTTTGAAAAGAACACGCCTATCGGTGGGATTCAGCAAAGTCACCATCCTTCTTTGACGGTCATCATAGGGGGGATAGAAAGTCAGTACTTGAGGGCCCACACTAAGCAACTCCATTCTGGCCTCCAATTGATTTGTACTCGTGCCTCGTTCCCTTTTTCTATTTCTTCCTATTTCGAAGGCAACCAAAATGTGTCGGAAATATGCCTGTGTTTGACAGCATTTGCATATGCCACCCATCGATCCGGGTGCAGTTCATGTTTTCGCATTTATTGCCACCACCAGCCGCACCCAAATACTGGTGCTCCTCTTTCCAATCTTCCCCACCGAATCGCTGACCACAGCTGGAGGCATCATCACGCATTAGCATTAGACACTTTCCATGTTTTGGGGCAGCGCtttgaaattatttgcaatCCATTGCACTGGTTCTGGGTGGCCAGCGTTTCCGATTCCTATTCCAATTCCGAAACCCACTACCAAATGGATGATGAACTCAGCTGTCCAGCTGCCTTTTTGGGTCATTCATTTCCCTGCGGAGTACTGGTTGTGGTGAACAATTGATGATGCCACATGTGGGGCACTCTGTATAAATAATGGCACTGAGGGCAGTTTCGATTGATTCACGGATGCCACTCTCCAGTTACATTTTTCGAAATAATACCAGTAGAATAAGAAAGAAATCTCCCTAATCGAATGATTAGCTCTTATCATGCTGCTTATTTTTTCAGACTgcctgaaagtatgcaatCCTTTTTGGACTGCATAGCTTTGGAAGCCTTCAATACAAACATTAAGGTTCTTCTCTTCGggtttttaaacaaatatttatttgaaacacatttttcacctgtctaaaactattttgttttccGGGCTATTCTTCCATTTCCAGCTCCTCTGAATGACTCTCCTTTCCTTTCGATTTCCCCAAGTTACCCATAGATAATGTCTTGAACTAGCTGCTTGTAGTCGACCAAGCCCTCTTTGTTGATCCTGCCCTGCAGCAGCTCGTCCACTTCCATGCTGCCCATGCGCTCCCCGGTCTTGGTTAGAATGCGCCGGAGTCTGATGGCGGGTATCCAACCGGAGTTATCCGTATCGAAGAGCTTTAGACTGGATACGAACTGTTCCGCCTCGATCTGCTTTCTCTTGGGAGACGACATGCCGCCGTGCTTGCCAAGACTGCAGTAGATGCCCATGACCTCATCGAAGCTAATGCGCTGCATGGTGGAGGCCTCGTACTGGCGGACATGTTTGCTGACCATCGCCTCCGTGGGCGTGGCGCCCATCGCTCGCAGACAGTGGCCCAGGTGCCGGATGGATATCTTATTGTCGCCGCGAGTGTCGTGCCCCAGGAAAACTGCATGCATCTCCAGGATGCGCCTTTTCTCTGGCTTTGGGTTTGGAGGAGGAGCTGTCATGTCACTTCGCCTCTTCTGATTGCAGTCCGGTATGGTCGATGATGGACGGATTGATGACGGGTTGGGTTGATTGCCTTTCCTGGACATCATTGGATCGGTTGTATGAGTAACGTTCACGGTTTATGGATTACGGACTTCGGGATGGACGTGTGCATATAACAATCTATGTTATGTTTGCTGTTAAGTGACACACATGCTTtcggaaaaatggaaaacaatgaaataTGATTACGCCGGACATGCTGACAGGTGAAAGTCGAATGGCTTGATTCGGATTTAATTTACAAGTGTCAAAGGGAAATTTAAGAAAGAAAACATGATCCTAGGATCCGAACCAAGGTAATGCAACTAAGGAAACAGGACAACCAGCTGCGGAAAAAACCTACATTGGTGTAGAACATGGCAAAGTGCATTTAGTCATTAGGGTAATGAAGTTAAGGCTCTAGGATCGAGGTTAAAAAGAACTTACCCACTTGTTTGCCCCCCTTTGCGGTGCTTCGAATTGATGGCTGCCACAGCACTGCTCTATATCCTGCCAAAACTGTTCACGAAGTTATCTCGAGTGAATAGTTTCGTCCTGCACCGGTGGATAGATGGATTGGCATCGATGTCCTGGCACGAGAGGCGTCCGTGTGACTTTACCAAGTTATCTGCTGAGTTTTTGCTTCGCCCACTGCTCATAATGCACTTTgcatgtaaaatatttaattaaatgaaaaatagcAAAGCCCAGAGGAGGAACCTCCACTTCGGTGGCCGTGGCATCCGTATCCCTACATGCCCGCATCCTGGCGAGGCCGCaaaaaagtttatttgttTCGTGGCTGCCTCAGTCAGTCTTCATTTATTGTAAATGAGTTTGCCCGGACAGGATGCCGGGTTGAGTTCGGAAGGAATCCATGCATATcgtatatgtatgcatgcgGGCCAAAGGATGCATATCGAATAAGAGTGCACCGCACGCAAGTGACATTCCAATTCAATTGCGATTCCCAATGCAAATAATTTGCAGCTGAATGCTATTAATGACGAAATGCTGTTGGGCGAAATCGAGACTATGCCGAgtattttaataacatttactGAACACTCTGCCTGCGAATAATTGCAAAGCGGAATGAGCTTGGGCCTTGAATAATGTGCTCTAGTCGCAGGGGCTCTGGATCACCATGATGAAGTAATCCTCCTGCGGGCACAGCAGCACCTCATTCTGCTCAGTCCGCAGCCGCAGGAAGGTGAATTCATTGGTGGCGTCCAGATCCAGGACCACCTGGCGCGCCTTCTCCCGCACCGTTTGCATCAGTGCAGCGTAGTGGAGGGTCAGGTTGTATTCCAGGGTCGTCTTGATGGGAATGCCGTCGTTGTCCACCACAACTATGCCGGTGACGTTCTTCATGGACTGAAAGCGCTTCAGTAGCTCCTCCACTTCGGCGGACATCCTTGCGTCTATTTGATTACTTTATTGGAGAAATTTCGTTGCTGACAAAGGTGTTCGTTCTGCTACTGCTACcataaatgcaaatgaatgAAAGCTCCGGGCATACTTGAAGTAACTCACTCActtcaataaatatattttcaaatttaatcaGACTACTCGTTAGTATAGTTCACAATAGATTAATATTAAGAAATATTCCCCGTATTACAACTAACTTTGCATATTTCCATTTGATTTCCGTGTAATTGAGGCTGCTTTGTCATCTGACGGGTTCATTTCATCTGCCAGTTTAACGAGTCGATACAAGTTTTATGATGTTCGGCATAATCCGGGAGATTCCGGCGCTGTTGTGTCCGTAAATAAGCATTCAACTTGGCAACAATGCCGGATGTCGGACTGCAAAAGTTTCGCTTTTGTGGATGGCAGAAGTACGGAAAATGAATTGAATGCTGTTGATGCTGCCAGTGCCCCTGCCTTGGCTCCTGATCCGGATTCCGATTCTGTTCCCGCTCCTGCTCCGGCTCCGGCTCCTGCTCCCGGATCACTCGaaatgcagatgcagatgaaATGTTTGCATCAAGTTCGAGGCGGTGCGGAAATTATGCCACTCTTCCGGTTCGTCCAGACTCCGCCAGACAAAAGCCGGACTGCTGAGGACTACGGAATGCGGACTCCGGCCGGAGTTGTTATGAAAAAGAGTGCAAAATTGTtcactttttaaattaattaaaagtctTAAAACTCATAATGAAATTACTCAAACGGGCAGACGGCCGGCGGACATACAGACGTAAAAGGATTTGGCCAGTCCATATGCAAATTGCTGGCCAGACTTGGGGGAAATTAAACTTCTTATTCGACTTCTGGTCGGCAAGGAAATTCATTTGGTAATTAAATCAATGTCCATGTGAAAAACCTCAAATGCAATTTGTCATGCAATGCCGGAGAAttgaaaatgcggaaaatgcGCTTCTAACTGCGTTAAATGGGGCTGGAAATGGGCGGGAAAATGCGGAGAGGGACTTTGCATTTTATTGCATATTTGTTGAATAAATAGTTAGTTTTGCACGGTGGGCGAAcagcaaaaaacaacacaaataGCCGAACTCAAATGCAACAGGACTCGGAGTCCTTGATCCTGTTTGGCTGTTGACTCTCGCTCACCAAACTAAAGCTGAAACATTTACAAATGTTTTTGCAATCTGCAATATGCAACCTGCAAACACTCGCTTTTCACTGGCTACAAAGTCAGGTGGAACAGAAAAACATGTTTTTGGCGCACAAAGCAATTTGGCCAGTCCGATGGCGATTGGAGTATTTGTTTAATGGGAAAATATGCTGCAATGTACgtaatttgatatttatgaAAACAAGTTTGTCCTTcgcatttaataataatacgaGTGCGTTATTTATGCATACAATTCGCTCCGTCGTAAATCACATTCAATTGGCCTGGCTGGCCCTTCCGACATTCGGCTTTAAAATGTTGCCAGTGAAAATACTTTGGCACTGACATTCGAGTGATTTAAGtgcaaatacattttatttcgcTGATATTTGACTCGTTTAATGAATCCGTAATTAATTGccaattaattgatttttttttttttttaataaatatgccaGCCCTGTTTATCATTCATCTGGCACTTCCTCCGCTTTGTCACCTCTCGCATCCTGCAATCGCTGCATTTGCATAACGCCgtttaataaatcataatttGTTAATCAACGAATCATTGGCCGTATTTGGCCACTCCTGCAAAAATTTCAACAATGCCGCAAGGTGATAATGAGATCAACAGAACAGGACCAACATGCCAATCCCGATCCCGAGGCCTCCGATTTCAAGTGGCAAATTCGAGTAAGTGAATTACGAGCCAGGACAAGTTAATGAGCATCGTATTTCATTTGCAATTAGCAAGGAGCACACTACGGTTTCCTGCTCTCTATGCTGGATAATCTCGTCCTggccaaatttaaattatgatTGAGCAATGTGGCTGTGGCTGCGCACGTGTCAGCTTTGttcttaattgaattttaattaattgccgTGTGTAACGAAAAGGGCTCGACTGCAAAGCCGCTTTAAAGGGCACAATAATCATGTCTGCCGGTGGAAGAAATCGCCAAATTAACCCACGttgaataaaaattaatattcgtGATGAAGCCATGGGgctttgtaaataaattatttgtaaataaattattgcacACTTCAGCAAACCAATATATACAGCTTGTATACCCCTTTATCCAACTTTAAAACATCATGTGACTACTTTCGTCACTAATTTCCATTGAGTAACCAAACTTAAATATAGCCTCAATCGCTAAAGTGCCAGAAGGAATGGAACTCGGCACAGATCCACCACCACAGATCGCTTCCTGCCCCCGACAGCAATGGAATCTGATTTGGGGCAACTTGAGGTCCTTGAATAAAGCACTTCGATACCGAGGATCTGGTTAAGTGTGACACTTTTTCATTTGACGCTCGCTTGCGCTCGCAAAGTCATAAGCAAAATTCCCGGGGGttacaattttaaattaaatattacagcGTGGGCCTGCAGAAATGAGCCTCTGGGCAGGATAAATGCGCAAACAGGATACCCCACTGCGTTCGAGGACCTcagtgcctgtgtgtgtgtctgtctgtGTGCGTGGGGCGTGAATGTGTTTGTCTGCACCTGACGCCTTTTTGTTGGGCCTTTTGGTATTTTATTACAATCCTCTGGCTGTGGACTTATTTCTGGATGAGCGTGCTCCTCTGCCTTTTGAACCTATCTCATCGTGATAAATGATACGAATGTTTGGCAAGGGAAGTCATATTATTAGAACTTTAATCCAAGTATCATCGTCtgatttacatattttaaaaaaattatttttctggATTACAAGCCACTTTTCGCGTAGCGCTGTCTTCAACTTAATGCCCAGCAGACCCGCCGCATTTTCCTATCAGCGTGAAAAACTTCTATCATATTTAACTGGAAAAGGTCAACAAAGAATGAAataggaaaaagaaaaaccttGACATCACCTTTTTCAATCAACTAAAAAGTGTCTTGTTCGCCACGGACTTTCCACCAGCACCCCTGACTCAATAAGCtggcattttatttgcatttttttcgTCACTTGCTCGTCTGTCCCTAAGGCTGTCTGTCGTCATTTCTGCCGCTTCGCTGGCTGCCAGCCGAGTTTTTCACTTTGTGCCCCCGCCAACGATTCGCATCATTTTTTTGGGGCGAGCAAGGAGCAGGAGTGGCAgcggatgaggaggaggaggaggaggaggaggagacgGGAGGCCGGAGCCATCGGCGGCAGCAAATTCATCATCGTCTCAGCACGCGTCTGTCAGCCGCGCTAAGGATACAATAAATGTCTTTCGCGGTCGCCATTCTCGCAGACAGCGTGTCCTTTCGCAACGTGTCCCGATGGCCTTGCCTACACTGCAAGAAATGATTCCCCCTCTTCCCATATGCATAGATAATGCAAAGAGCACAGGAATATATAATTGAGTTTATAGTCTGTTTATTGAATATTTGCGGAGTATAAATTAGAAACAAGTGCCAAATCATTTGTAGCCAAGACACCCTGTACGGTTGGGTTTGAGGTTGAGTGAAATACTCTGTCGGATTAATATGCAGTAGCGCTTTGCATTTTTCCGTAGTCTTCCTTTCGGTTTGTATCGTCATTTTCCGGCGCTGTTGGTTTATTCATTTGCCTTCGCCTGTTTTTCCTTctgtttttatatatatttatatttttgtggtACTGCCTCTCAGCCCAGAGGCTCAGGTGCACTTTGTGTATAACAAATTAAACAGCTTTATGCAAGTGGAGCTGAATAAATTGCGACGGGTCTTGGAATATAGATTTACTTGACATAAGGATGGTTTACTTTTGTTCGATTGGCCTCGATCCATGTAGTATATTTTTGTTAGTATTAtatgtttgttattattctttcCCATTGCCACCATTGCTGGCTCTGCCGAAGACTTCGGAGAATTGGGGAAACTCTAGCTTGCTGATGCTCTTCAGCTCCACGAAGGCCTGCTTGGCCAGCCAGTGAATGACAGGGCTTTTCCACTGCTTGAGGACCGCCTGGTACATCCCATCGCCGGTGTTATTGGTGTTAATCACCTGGCTGTAGTTGTACCACACGTAGATCATGGAGCGCAACTTGAAGACCCACAGGTGATTGGGCACAGATCGGATGGCGTCCTGCAGCTTTGCGGTAGTTTCCAAGGAGAGGTTTCCAAGTAAATTGTGGTCCATGATGGTGTACATGACCTTCATGTTGCCCAGATAGTTGTTACGATTCTTTTGAAGTGCGCCGAGGGCCCGATTGACCAGATCGCTGGCCGCGGAAGCACCTTTAGGCATCATGAAGTTGTACTTCACATTGaagcaatcgaaatttttcaACTGCTCATTGATGTCGACATCGATGTTCCTGAAATCCCTCCACCACCCCTCCCAGGATCGGTAGTCTCTGGCCCGGTAGATCTTGGTCCACTCAAGGCACAGCTTGTTGCGAAAACGGCTGCTGGAGAAAACGGTGAGACGGCCATTCGAATCATCGCTCAGATCACTGATATCCATCATATCGTTGTAGATGTGCTGGACTATCGGCACCTGTTTGGAAAACTTTACTCTAATGATAAAGTCGGGCGACCTCTTAAAATGGCGCACGGCGTAGGACCGCTCCCGCCATAAAGAAGTTTCATAGCTCACGTAGGGCATTTTAAAGCCCCCAATAAAAAAAACCTTGTCAAATACCTGAGGACCTCGTTGGATTGGCtcacctccacctccaccatGGTTATTGCCATCATGACTAAGCTCTTGGCGTTCAAAGTTAGAGCTGTCATTGTTCTGAGATGGTGGATCCAAGAAATCCAATTCGAAACTCATATCGCGTTCCACATTCATGCGTGGATTGTTATTACCAAAGCGAGGTTCATTAATGCTGCGTTCCATATCCATGCGAGGTTGAGGTACTTCATAGCGGCGAAACTCCATATTGCGTAAATCATTTGGATTGCGATTTTCGTGCTGGAAACTTTGATTTGGCATAAGTTCATTGGGTTGATTGAGAAAGCCGTGGAACACGGAGCGCCCAATACTGGATCCCCAATCCAGATTAAAGGGTgcgggtggtggtgggggtgCTGTTGGTGGACTTGGTATTTTGCGACCGAAATCAAATTGCCCCCTAAAATTGCCGTCGTTCCAGTCACGAGCATCGCTTTCTTCAAACATTTGATTATTCGGCGGACGTCTGAGCTGCACTTTACCAAATTCTTTACCAatgttttcgaaaaatttcCCCTTCTTGATTTTCTCTTCAAGGTGAACAGAAAAAAAGTCGGGACCGCCTATGGTCATCCTCTGCGAAAATGTATATTGATTTGAGTATTCCGGAATTTAGTACCTTACTTACGCGCTTCCTTATCGGTTGGCCCCCTTGAAAATTAGAACGAGCTGGCATTTTGCAGATTTCTTTgaaaatttagaaaagaaaacggatttttttattttattccgGATCACTTTTTAGCATTAGAACACTTCGAACGCAGCTGTTAAACTGATTTCTCTGCCTATGAATTGGTGTCGACCTAGAATTTCGAGGCCTACTATGTTcagaaatttgaattttatacaGCTTAACAAGCTTCCTAAATTAGCTAGCCATGACTATAAGATCAAATACTTTTCTTAATACTCGTAGTCGTCCGCTTGGAGTAAACGGAAGCAGTTGTTAGAAAATTCGTAGTTTTtttacaaattgaaaattttctACACAAGACAAAATGGAGGCATCCTTTATGGTTGCCCTGTTCATTTCTGTATTTTTACACTGCACAGGACTGCTCTGGAGTCCTGTGGACGCAAGATCGGATTCGCTTCTGTTCTTACTTATCGCCATAATGTACCTGCATAAATTGAAGATGAAGTACGGGCCAATTCTCCCAGAAACCCAAGCGGGAGCAATTCTCGAGGTTCCGGTCCTATGTTTCGCTCTCCAGGTGGCTTTGCTCGTCCTTTGGTTACCCGTGTTTTGTATCCTGCAAATCTTGGTGGATTCAGCCTGCAG contains the following coding sequences:
- the LOC6613081 gene encoding uncharacterized protein LOC6613081 produces the protein MEASFMVALFISVFLHCTGLLWSPVDARSDSLLFLLIAIMYLHKLKMKYGPILPETQAGAILEVPVLCFALQVALLVLWLPVFCILQILVDSACSNLRDCLNEQLSLMVKDISPLIFTMAIMAVESAVFLNCFQISDMQKFFGCQEDCVTPSVLSFIADEETKMLKREMKKLKNKRK